In a genomic window of Variovorax paradoxus:
- a CDS encoding filamentous hemagglutinin N-terminal domain-containing protein, with protein sequence MKQRTSPLLRATTRRLRLRPVAFSLLCAGAVPAMAQVLPTGFLPSALPGNVVSMTQAGNIMSIVQGSQRGIVNWTTFSIGAKNIVNIQQPNASAILLNRVTGNEVSNIAGQLNANGRVFLINPNGVMFGAGATVNVGGLVASTLRLTTSDESFLGGTTNFTFERLNGEAKIVDNAGTITASGGPVVLMGAGVSNSGTITADGQTVGLASGRKITLDLAGDGLTSIAIAPDSMATNASVNNTGTVQADGGKVVMVGQSTTIGELVVNQTGVVRARSVGTKNGEIVLGGGADNEVRVGGTLDATSTGTVAGGRISVAAGNVRVVDRALLDASGDAGGGSVQVKALNGLSIASAPPEARAALDESGAVLRANGRAGNAAGGEIRIEQATYASLPGTGSEAPPATRLGLHLSGTLSATGSGSGAGGNIVTSADAIQVGDDLALSAAGGANGGANGKWTLNSNKQIVVTPDAPNYDPGSFLGAGGMASSPISAQALGGALGQGTDVTLASNAANAEGGQERFGVLFDTAAQVVKNESGTSSLRVDSATGIAMLDGSTIQSKSGALNVDFNVDANGTVPGAGNTPIVTSEGEGAAQIQMTNARIETNGGNVRFYGQGDAANGRAIGYASEFGDSGVGAGIELRNSRISACGVDAASCTEGGVINLRGEGRTLYSSSTLNGSSGVLISSSELITGSGAITVDGVGGLAAKGVEIGREAGSVPGPRSRIASTGGDIVLRGSTRGWSTGDAVGRLRFNVAGAGVQAEGVDIATGGNVRVEGQGADLGTLLGTDEFAKLSASATINASHGVLIGDAGITAGQGRRIDVVGTAGSAGVIYDFNGVPTPPPAGIDEGITPAAVWIRASGDGQGLRAEGGQINVVGGNGDVLLQRGGQADALLSTASRTVAGGAIAVTGRNIYGGGLAGATGKLADASGAGTGGDIRFEASVSDKTGGMLALATGMGVLADSTSASGNGGNIRLLAGNGLRAHGTLSARGGSAGGNGGFIETSGTQFDLTGIRVNAGAPAGTAGQWLIDPYAVTIVNGAAAGTLPTNPFDAVATSTIQDGDINAALNGGASVKITTGTGGPGAGSITLANNALIDYNAAFGPLSFELASGNSIQGGLGTVIRSSGKGGPLTVLFNAGVNPDGTPAATPGSISYNGTIATRGGSVTMNARGDGSPTSGFIQLNGATVQTDGGAVTLYSGQPGAPTGYVALVDSQIDTRVGQTDAGAGGAVQIAGGNVTLAGAQIASSTGNVDIRGTSADWNSGVVITDGRTPSTISTTSGNVTVQGVARRQASSTFAAAHGVLVNGGSSITTGSGSIALRGYNFNNDTTVPAATPDSGVRLENGARIVTTGGGDIEITGRSQNGGTGVSIEAGGSPSLPGTAPVVQGSRNVVLRAVNDGSTDAIVIGTPVSAANAINLRPGGMDANFVVSDATNAPIVLGGAGTGGFSVSSAEFARLTAPTIVAGSATHAADITVAGAIATPGALTLQNDAGGNIAVNGTVGASQLGLLSDGRITQSAAGAITATGLLARSSGASVDLQNPANNVATVSGGAEGGFAYVDANAVTIGALSVNGFNAATNQLAPTAAASMSAGTVFVRTLAGDLTLGTGVTASTSADLVAAARFQNPGAFTIGAGTWRVWADTWIGETRGGLAGSGPLPNLYHCAYLGLCTVTVPATDNHFIYAQQPTAIVTVGNAARQEGAPNPSFTYSVSGLILGDNASSFSGAPGTSANASSPPGNYPIDGAFASAAGYAIQVVPGNLRVDPGPPPPPAPPAPPVAPPPPPFVFLERPELPSVDVVRDQPSTYLYDRNIGQAPICVATGPLDGDRAAQGGDVLAREWSRVRSRPNLLSCVNTERRNGCADF encoded by the coding sequence ATGAAGCAACGCACGTCTCCTCTTCTTCGCGCCACCACGCGCCGCCTGCGGCTGCGGCCGGTCGCGTTCTCGCTGCTGTGCGCGGGCGCCGTGCCCGCGATGGCGCAGGTGCTGCCCACGGGCTTCCTGCCCTCGGCGCTGCCGGGCAACGTGGTCTCGATGACCCAGGCCGGCAACATCATGAGCATCGTGCAGGGCAGCCAGCGCGGCATCGTCAACTGGACCACGTTCTCGATCGGCGCCAAGAACATCGTCAACATCCAGCAGCCCAATGCCTCGGCGATCCTGCTCAACCGCGTGACCGGCAACGAGGTCTCGAACATCGCGGGCCAGCTCAATGCCAACGGCCGCGTGTTCCTGATCAACCCGAACGGCGTGATGTTCGGCGCCGGTGCCACCGTCAACGTGGGCGGGCTCGTGGCGTCGACCCTGCGCCTGACCACCAGCGACGAGAGCTTTCTCGGCGGCACGACCAACTTCACGTTCGAGCGGCTCAACGGCGAGGCGAAGATCGTCGACAACGCCGGCACCATCACGGCGTCGGGCGGACCCGTGGTGCTGATGGGTGCGGGCGTGAGCAACAGCGGCACCATCACCGCCGACGGTCAGACCGTTGGGCTGGCCTCGGGCCGCAAGATCACGCTCGACCTCGCGGGCGACGGCCTCACCAGCATCGCGATCGCACCCGACTCGATGGCGACCAATGCCTCGGTCAACAACACGGGCACCGTGCAGGCCGACGGCGGCAAGGTCGTGATGGTGGGCCAGTCGACCACCATCGGCGAGCTGGTGGTGAACCAGACCGGCGTGGTGCGCGCGCGTTCCGTGGGCACGAAGAACGGTGAGATCGTGCTCGGCGGCGGTGCCGACAACGAGGTGCGCGTGGGCGGCACGCTCGACGCGACCTCGACCGGCACGGTGGCCGGCGGCCGTATCTCCGTGGCCGCGGGCAATGTGCGCGTGGTGGATCGCGCGCTGCTCGACGCGAGCGGCGATGCGGGCGGTGGTTCGGTGCAGGTCAAGGCACTCAACGGCCTGTCGATCGCGTCGGCCCCGCCGGAAGCGCGGGCCGCGCTGGACGAGTCGGGCGCGGTCCTGCGTGCCAACGGCCGCGCGGGCAATGCGGCGGGTGGCGAGATCCGCATCGAGCAAGCCACCTACGCCTCGCTGCCGGGCACCGGCAGCGAAGCGCCGCCGGCCACCCGGCTCGGCCTGCATCTGTCGGGCACGCTGTCGGCCACCGGGTCCGGCTCGGGCGCGGGCGGCAACATCGTCACCAGCGCCGATGCGATCCAGGTCGGCGACGACCTCGCGCTGTCGGCCGCAGGCGGCGCGAACGGCGGTGCCAACGGCAAGTGGACGCTGAATTCGAACAAGCAGATCGTGGTGACGCCCGACGCGCCGAACTACGACCCCGGCAGCTTTCTCGGCGCCGGCGGCATGGCCTCGAGTCCGATCAGTGCGCAGGCGCTGGGCGGCGCGCTCGGCCAGGGCACCGACGTCACGCTCGCGAGCAACGCGGCCAATGCCGAGGGCGGGCAGGAGCGCTTCGGCGTGCTGTTCGACACCGCGGCCCAGGTGGTCAAGAACGAGAGCGGCACCTCGTCGCTGCGCGTGGATTCGGCCACCGGCATCGCGATGCTCGACGGTTCGACCATCCAGTCGAAGAGCGGCGCGTTGAACGTGGACTTCAATGTCGATGCCAACGGCACGGTGCCTGGGGCCGGCAACACCCCGATCGTGACCTCCGAAGGCGAGGGGGCCGCGCAGATCCAGATGACGAACGCGCGCATCGAGACCAACGGCGGCAACGTGCGCTTCTATGGGCAGGGCGATGCCGCCAACGGCCGCGCCATCGGCTATGCCTCCGAGTTCGGCGATTCGGGCGTGGGCGCCGGCATCGAATTGCGCAACAGCCGCATCTCGGCCTGCGGCGTCGATGCCGCCAGCTGCACCGAGGGCGGCGTCATCAATCTGCGCGGCGAGGGCCGCACGCTGTATTCGAGCTCCACGCTCAACGGCAGCTCGGGCGTGCTGATCTCGAGCTCCGAACTCATCACCGGCAGCGGCGCCATCACCGTCGACGGCGTCGGCGGGCTGGCCGCCAAGGGCGTGGAGATCGGTCGCGAGGCCGGCAGCGTCCCGGGCCCTCGCAGCCGCATCGCATCCACCGGCGGGGACATCGTGCTGCGCGGCAGCACGCGCGGATGGAGCACCGGCGATGCCGTGGGTCGGCTGCGCTTCAACGTCGCGGGTGCGGGCGTGCAGGCCGAAGGGGTCGACATCGCCACCGGCGGCAACGTGCGCGTGGAGGGCCAGGGCGCCGACCTCGGCACGCTGCTGGGCACCGACGAATTCGCCAAGCTCTCGGCCTCGGCCACCATCAATGCATCGCACGGCGTGCTGATCGGCGACGCCGGCATCACGGCCGGCCAGGGCCGGCGCATCGACGTCGTCGGCACCGCCGGCAGCGCGGGCGTGATCTACGACTTCAACGGCGTGCCGACCCCGCCACCGGCCGGCATCGACGAAGGCATCACGCCCGCGGCGGTGTGGATCCGCGCCAGCGGCGACGGCCAGGGCCTGCGTGCCGAGGGCGGCCAGATCAACGTGGTCGGCGGCAACGGCGACGTGCTGCTGCAGCGCGGCGGGCAGGCCGATGCGCTGCTGAGCACCGCGAGCCGCACCGTGGCCGGCGGCGCCATCGCCGTGACCGGCCGCAACATCTACGGCGGCGGCCTCGCGGGCGCCACCGGCAAGCTGGCCGACGCGAGCGGCGCGGGCACGGGCGGCGACATCCGCTTCGAGGCCAGCGTGAGCGACAAGACCGGCGGCATGCTCGCGCTGGCCACGGGCATGGGCGTGCTCGCCGACAGCACCTCGGCCAGCGGCAACGGCGGCAACATCCGGCTGCTCGCGGGCAACGGCCTGCGCGCCCACGGCACGCTGTCGGCGCGCGGCGGCAGCGCGGGCGGCAACGGCGGCTTCATCGAGACCTCGGGCACGCAGTTCGACCTGACCGGCATCCGCGTCAACGCGGGCGCGCCGGCGGGCACCGCGGGGCAGTGGCTGATCGATCCCTACGCGGTCACCATCGTCAATGGCGCGGCGGCCGGCACGCTGCCGACCAATCCCTTCGACGCGGTTGCCACCTCGACCATCCAGGACGGCGACATCAACGCCGCGCTCAACGGCGGCGCGAGCGTGAAGATCACCACCGGCACCGGCGGGCCGGGCGCGGGCAGCATCACGCTCGCGAACAACGCGCTGATCGACTACAACGCCGCCTTCGGCCCGCTGAGCTTCGAGCTGGCCTCGGGCAACAGCATCCAGGGCGGCCTGGGCACGGTGATCCGTTCGTCGGGCAAGGGCGGGCCGCTCACCGTGCTGTTCAACGCGGGCGTCAATCCCGACGGCACGCCCGCGGCCACGCCCGGCTCGATCAGCTACAACGGCACCATCGCCACGCGCGGCGGCAGCGTCACGATGAACGCGCGCGGCGACGGCAGCCCCACCAGCGGCTTCATCCAGCTGAACGGCGCCACGGTGCAGACCGATGGCGGCGCGGTCACGCTCTACAGCGGCCAGCCCGGCGCGCCCACCGGCTACGTCGCGCTGGTCGACAGCCAGATCGACACCCGCGTCGGCCAGACCGATGCGGGCGCGGGCGGCGCGGTGCAGATCGCCGGCGGCAACGTGACGCTGGCGGGCGCGCAGATCGCGAGCTCGACCGGCAACGTCGACATCCGCGGCACCTCGGCCGACTGGAACAGCGGCGTGGTCATCACCGACGGCCGCACGCCGTCGACCATCTCGACCACCAGCGGCAACGTGACGGTGCAGGGCGTGGCGCGGCGCCAGGCCTCGTCGACCTTCGCGGCGGCGCATGGCGTGCTGGTCAACGGCGGCAGCAGCATCACCACCGGCAGCGGCAGCATCGCGCTGCGCGGCTACAACTTTAACAACGACACCACCGTGCCCGCGGCCACACCCGACTCGGGCGTGCGGCTGGAGAACGGCGCGCGCATCGTCACCACCGGCGGCGGCGACATCGAGATCACGGGCCGGTCGCAGAACGGCGGCACCGGCGTCTCGATCGAGGCCGGCGGCTCGCCGAGCCTGCCCGGCACGGCGCCCGTGGTGCAGGGCAGCCGCAACGTGGTGCTGCGCGCCGTCAACGACGGCAGCACCGACGCGATCGTGATCGGCACGCCGGTCAGCGCGGCCAACGCGATCAACCTGAGGCCCGGCGGCATGGACGCCAACTTCGTGGTGTCGGACGCCACCAATGCGCCGATCGTGCTCGGCGGCGCGGGCACCGGCGGCTTCTCGGTCTCGAGCGCCGAGTTCGCGCGCCTCACCGCACCCACCATCGTGGCGGGCAGCGCCACCCATGCGGCCGACATCACGGTGGCTGGCGCCATCGCCACGCCGGGCGCGCTCACCCTGCAGAACGACGCCGGCGGCAACATCGCGGTCAACGGCACGGTCGGCGCCTCGCAGCTGGGCCTGCTGTCCGACGGCCGCATCACGCAGTCGGCCGCGGGCGCGATCACCGCCACCGGGCTGCTCGCGCGCTCGAGCGGCGCGAGCGTCGACCTGCAGAACCCGGCGAACAACGTCGCCACCGTGAGCGGCGGCGCCGAGGGCGGCTTCGCCTACGTCGACGCGAATGCCGTGACCATCGGCGCGCTGAGCGTGAACGGCTTCAACGCCGCGACCAACCAGCTCGCGCCGACGGCCGCCGCGTCGATGTCGGCCGGCACCGTGTTCGTGCGCACGCTGGCCGGCGACCTCACGCTGGGCACCGGCGTCACCGCGAGCACCAGCGCCGACCTGGTGGCGGCGGCGCGCTTCCAGAACCCGGGCGCCTTCACCATCGGCGCCGGCACCTGGCGCGTCTGGGCCGACACCTGGATCGGCGAGACGCGCGGCGGCCTCGCGGGCTCGGGCCCGCTGCCCAACCTCTACCACTGCGCCTACCTGGGCCTGTGCACGGTGACGGTGCCGGCCACCGACAACCACTTCATCTACGCGCAGCAGCCGACCGCGATCGTGACCGTGGGCAATGCCGCGCGCCAGGAAGGCGCGCCCAACCCCAGCTTCACCTACAGCGTCAGCGGGCTGATCCTCGGCGACAACGCCTCGAGCTTCAGCGGCGCGCCGGGCACCAGCGCGAACGCCTCGAGCCCGCCGGGCAACTACCCGATCGATGGCGCCTTCGCCTCGGCGGCCGGCTATGCGATCCAGGTGGTGCCGGGCAACCTGCGCGTCGATCCGGGACCGCCGCCGCCGCCCGCGCCCCCAGCGCCGCCGGTCGCGCCGCCGCCACCGCCCTTCGTCTTCCTCGAGCGGCCCGAGCTGCCCTCGGTCGACGTGGTGCGCGACCAGCCCTCGACCTACCTCTACGACCGCAACATCGGCCAGGCGCCGATCTGCGTGGCGACCGGACCGCTGGACGGCGACCGCGCCGCGCAGGGCGGCGACGTGCTGGCGCGCGAATGGTCGCGCGTGCGTTCTCGGCCGAACCTGCTGAGCTGCGTGAACACGGAACGGCGCAACGGCTGCGCCGACTTCTAG
- a CDS encoding glycosyltransferase family 2 protein, protein MMLSVVLPFYRKLAEFERVAALNAPHWSRAGIEVVIALDEPAEEQGLLQLLARFDAVRWRVVVNDRPHGWRPPCRAINVGVRHARGRFVLVHSPESAYVGDAPALALQAALSVERGVVLGRVGFARFDAVDGPPATLAALFARQVPEALFLRTFYGSLCGPREAFEAVGGYDESFTGWGGDDDDFRVRLEMAGWRLSACAELKLLHLSFETRDGAEQFDPDNDWRKCTPAQARANGEDWGRDFARIARDDAPPADAGAVPAWLQPAPVFAMGSRRQCELCARMLHHEPAPHYFCPRCSAEPPKPLAARPRIVCVLQLRSEARLLEGCLAHLREHVDGFIALDDGSTDDTAQILQREPKLLELLSNPPGGDWNETRNKQRLLECARRHGAGWVLVCDADERYETLFLEHLGAIVDSLFETQLGCLSLAVRELWDAPDRFRDDGRWGSKSRVCLFRLPREIAFDAAPALHGPWYPDAVAQHGRMFRSYFRLYHLHMIRREDRIARRDRYRQLDPERRWQPIGYDYLTEEGPELRLEKIAPDRGYDLASLPADLADLLQADGPALAARERA, encoded by the coding sequence ATGATGCTCAGCGTGGTGCTGCCGTTCTATCGCAAGCTCGCCGAGTTCGAGCGCGTGGCCGCGCTCAACGCGCCGCACTGGTCGCGCGCCGGCATCGAGGTGGTGATCGCGCTCGACGAACCGGCCGAAGAACAGGGCCTGCTGCAACTGCTCGCGCGCTTCGATGCGGTGCGCTGGCGCGTGGTCGTCAACGACCGGCCGCATGGCTGGCGCCCGCCTTGCCGCGCCATCAACGTCGGCGTGCGCCATGCGCGCGGCCGCTTCGTGCTCGTGCATTCGCCCGAGTCGGCCTACGTGGGCGACGCTCCCGCGCTGGCGCTGCAGGCCGCGCTGTCGGTCGAGCGCGGCGTGGTGCTGGGCCGCGTGGGCTTCGCGCGCTTCGACGCGGTCGACGGGCCACCGGCCACGCTGGCCGCGCTGTTCGCGCGCCAGGTGCCCGAGGCGCTGTTCCTGCGCACCTTCTACGGCTCGCTGTGCGGCCCGCGCGAGGCCTTCGAGGCGGTCGGCGGCTACGACGAATCCTTCACCGGCTGGGGTGGCGACGACGACGACTTCCGCGTGCGGCTCGAGATGGCGGGCTGGCGGCTGTCGGCCTGCGCCGAACTGAAGCTGCTGCACCTGTCGTTCGAGACGCGCGACGGCGCCGAGCAGTTCGATCCCGACAACGACTGGCGCAAGTGCACGCCCGCGCAGGCGCGCGCGAACGGCGAAGACTGGGGGCGCGATTTCGCGCGCATCGCCCGCGACGACGCGCCGCCGGCCGATGCCGGGGCCGTGCCCGCATGGCTGCAACCCGCACCGGTGTTCGCGATGGGCTCGCGCCGCCAGTGCGAACTCTGCGCGCGCATGCTGCACCACGAACCGGCGCCGCACTACTTCTGCCCGCGCTGCAGCGCCGAGCCGCCGAAGCCGCTGGCCGCGCGGCCGCGCATCGTCTGCGTGCTGCAGCTGCGCAGCGAGGCGCGGCTGCTCGAAGGCTGCCTCGCGCACCTGCGCGAGCATGTCGACGGTTTCATCGCGCTCGACGACGGCTCGACCGACGACACCGCGCAAATACTGCAACGCGAACCCAAGCTGCTCGAGCTGCTGTCGAACCCGCCCGGTGGCGACTGGAACGAAACGCGGAACAAGCAGCGGCTGCTCGAATGCGCGCGGCGCCATGGCGCGGGCTGGGTGCTGGTCTGCGATGCCGACGAGCGCTACGAGACCTTGTTCCTCGAGCACCTCGGCGCCATCGTCGATTCGCTGTTCGAAACGCAACTGGGTTGCCTCTCGCTCGCGGTGCGCGAACTCTGGGACGCGCCCGACCGCTTCCGCGACGACGGCCGCTGGGGCAGCAAGTCGCGCGTGTGTCTGTTCCGGCTGCCGCGCGAGATCGCCTTCGACGCGGCGCCCGCGCTGCACGGACCCTGGTATCCCGACGCGGTCGCGCAGCATGGCCGGATGTTCCGCAGCTACTTCCGGCTCTACCACCTGCACATGATCCGGCGCGAGGACCGCATCGCGCGGCGCGACCGCTACCGGCAACTCGATCCCGAGCGTCGCTGGCAGCCCATCGGCTACGACTACCTCACCGAGGAAGGGCCGGAACTGCGGCTCGAGAAGATCGCGCCCGATCGCGGCTACGACCTGGCGAGCCTGCCGGCCGACCTGGCCGATCTGCTTCAGGCCGACGGCCCGGCGCTGGCCGCGAGAGAGCGCGCGTAG
- a CDS encoding glycosyltransferase family 25 protein → MNGCFINLQRSGDRRAAMEAQLRALGIEGVARFEAIDAATLPAAAPDATTSAGERACFLSHARALEGAPPDDFFLVLEDDALLSRALPPLLRPEALAQLADWDLVFLECLPYTSAPVLLALWQALKKQLPADPTVPRDAIAGIEVLDARGLYNWGAVAYLATPKGLRALPPLLREALAEGPAQAFDMALNRWVAEGRLRAAVLAPFLATPRLESHAHSTIDDRPRAAENDALGGALRRLFFAGPIDGLESHVAGYRHAALTDDPKLRLLADLMAQLFVITARDA, encoded by the coding sequence ATGAACGGTTGCTTCATCAATCTGCAACGCAGTGGCGATCGCCGCGCGGCCATGGAAGCGCAGCTGCGCGCGCTCGGCATCGAGGGCGTGGCGCGCTTCGAGGCGATCGACGCGGCCACCCTGCCCGCGGCGGCACCCGATGCCACCACCAGCGCCGGCGAGCGCGCCTGCTTTCTCTCGCATGCGCGCGCGCTCGAGGGCGCGCCGCCCGATGACTTCTTCCTGGTGCTGGAAGATGACGCATTGCTGAGCCGCGCGCTGCCGCCGCTGCTGCGGCCCGAGGCGCTCGCGCAGCTCGCCGACTGGGACCTGGTGTTCCTCGAATGCCTGCCCTACACCTCGGCCCCCGTCCTGCTCGCGCTGTGGCAGGCGCTGAAGAAGCAGCTGCCCGCCGATCCCACCGTGCCGCGCGATGCGATCGCCGGCATCGAGGTGCTCGACGCGCGCGGCCTCTACAACTGGGGCGCGGTCGCTTACCTCGCCACGCCGAAGGGACTGCGCGCCTTGCCGCCGCTGCTGCGCGAGGCGCTGGCCGAGGGACCGGCGCAGGCCTTCGACATGGCATTGAACCGCTGGGTGGCCGAGGGCCGCCTGCGCGCGGCGGTGCTCGCGCCCTTCCTCGCCACGCCGCGGCTCGAGAGCCATGCGCACAGCACCATCGACGACCGCCCGCGCGCGGCGGAGAACGACGCGCTCGGCGGCGCGCTGCGCCGGCTGTTCTTCGCCGGCCCGATCGATGGGCTCGAGTCCCATGTGGCCGGCTACCGCCACGCGGCGCTGACCGACGATCCGAAACTGCGCCTGCTGGCCGACCTGATGGCGCAGCTGTTCGTCATCACGGCGCGGGACGCCTAG